A window of the Gordonia humi genome harbors these coding sequences:
- a CDS encoding nuclear transport factor 2 family protein, which yields MTTDPQTIRAIEELKYRYLRGVDTKDWDLVASTLTADVQTAYGTQMGGRDLTFTDRAGVIEYFRTAMGPTIVTEHRADHPIIEVDGDTATGSWYLQDRVIVPEFDVMIIGAAFYRDEYRRTARGWRISSTGYDRTYEAVGSLSAGGWTMTPGPALRPPSQPPR from the coding sequence ATGACCACCGACCCGCAGACGATCCGCGCCATCGAAGAACTCAAGTACCGCTATCTCCGCGGCGTCGACACGAAGGACTGGGATCTGGTCGCGTCCACCCTGACCGCGGACGTGCAGACCGCCTACGGCACGCAGATGGGCGGCCGGGACCTGACCTTCACCGACCGCGCCGGTGTGATCGAGTACTTCCGCACGGCGATGGGCCCGACCATCGTCACCGAGCACCGCGCCGACCATCCGATCATCGAGGTCGACGGCGACACCGCGACCGGCTCCTGGTATCTCCAGGATCGGGTCATCGTGCCCGAGTTCGACGTCATGATCATCGGCGCCGCGTTCTATCGGGACGAGTACCGCCGGACCGCGCGGGGCTGGCGGATCAGCAGTACCGGATACGACCGCACCTATGAGGCCGTCGGCAGCCTCTCGGCAGGCGGCTGGACGATGACGCCGGGCCCCGCACTGCGACCGCCGTCGCAGCCGCCACGGTAA